In Babesia microti strain RI chromosome IV, complete genome, the sequence CACCAGAAATGCGTATAATTGATGGGAAGCCTGGAAAAAAGGGTCCATTATgttcaaaattatatgttacGTCATCCGTTGCGATTTTAAGAAATCTTTCGCCatcaaatgaaataaaaggGACAACAAGTGCCCATAATATTGGTGAAACATTTTTTGCTCTACAAAACTCATctttattaaaaaatatgagCGTTTCATGATGAAAACTAGAGTCCTTAGGAATAGTTTTAGGCAGGGATTCACATGTCTTATTccaataatcaaaaaattctgTAAAAGGGGAACACACTGCGATTGTGTATATCCGTAATATAACAGAAAGAGCGATAGTTTTAGTTAACACCCTAAGAGTTGGGTCTAATCTAGTAATATACGTAAACAGAAACATGAAGCATAGATAAAATACGaataattcatatacaTTGTGGggtacatatatatatttatctatGTCACGGTACGATTATGAAGAAAATAAGAAGGTATATGTTggtaaaataaaattaaactCAGGGAATCTCAACCCGAATACAACTTCTGAGCAATTAGAAGGCATCTTTGCCAAGTTTGGCACAATCGCTACTATTTGGGTCGCACGTAGGCCTCCAGGATTCGCTTTTGTGGTATATTCGATCATAACATAGACATTCGAAGATCACAGAGATGCACATGACGCGGTTGAAGAACTTAACAGAACAGAATTTCAGGGAAATAGGTAGATACCTATTAATTTTAGCTTAAAAGTTGAATTGTCACGTGGACCAAAAAAAAGAAATTACGGCAGAAGAAATTCTGATTATCATAGTTCAAGACGTTCTATAAGTGGAAGTCCAAGgtataaataaatcttTCATACAGAAGGCTTCGTTCTAGAAGTGTGAACTATGGATCTGGAACAAACTACAGAGATAGAAAACACTATAGAGATTAAGCTTCATCGCACCATTTATTCTCTTCTCTAATCTGAATTGGAGTTTATTTAACCTGTCTTTCTTCCTCTGGAGTAAAATCATTTATGATGTTAAAATCCTTTCTGATTTGTTCTGGGGATTTCCCTTTTATAAGTGATGCTACTTTGGCGCAGCTTAATTCCAGAAGTGGCTTGATATCAAGAAAATTTTCAGCCTTAATTAATCGCTATGTACCAGAATTAGTTCAAATAGTGTTTCTTTGTCcaaatttatgaaattgttatcCCAGTCAGAAACGACCTATATTACACTTACATCTCACATCTGCTAAATTTGCAGTCCTGAGAGGTTGAGGTATTTCTATAGGCGGATTTTTAACATGATATTGGCAATattctacaattttttcaagtATCCTTGTCTTAACTTTGGGAATAGGTATGGCTTCATTAACATCTCCAGATTCTGAATATGAAATTACAAACCctcaaaaatatttcgaATTACACCAGAAAGTAACGCTGCTTCTCTGGAAACAACTACTTTGTCTCCCTCCGAACTAATTAATGTAACTATTTGAGATGCAGACATTTCACATATAAAATCAACCCTACAGATAATTATGGCCCAAGGGCATTAGGTTTATATTCAACTCCATAAATCAGAGGATAGGCaatacaataaatcaaGTTTAAAGCAGTTCTTGCAATTGCAAAAGATATAAATCGGCTCAAAGAAGCCAATCCAGCACATTCTTTTTCTTGTGGAAGAAAATCAATCCATAAGAGTGGAGGAAGATTTTTTTCTTGATCCATGAAGAAACCATTGTACCTCTTATAGATTTTCCCAAATATGAAATGAGGTAACATGTTATCTATAATAAGCAAAATAAAGTTTTTAATCCCTCCTATCGCAACATTCATATCAATTTGCCCATTATCCACCATTTGTTCAACATCATTATTGGATGAATTGTTACTATCCTAAATTAATCGATCAATTTAACCTCATTTTCGGCATAATTACTTCCAATTTTAGATCCATCATCTACTTTTCCATCACCACCCTTGGTTTttgttttatcatatttagAAATCAATTCAATTTCTACACcttcattatttaatttgtcCATATTGGTTACAACATCATCGACATCTTTCTCTACAATATTTCCCGGATTGTtagttttaaaatttttgtcatGAAACCTTTTCGTAAATTGTTTTACAATATCCCCAATTATTGAAACAAATGTTACAAGGACCAACAAATGAACTCCATGAGTAGAGTCGCACATATTGCTTATactatatatgataaatacaaaaaatctTATCCCTTTGGCGTAATAATGCTAGCACTTGCTGATTTTTGTACCTAAATTACCATGAATTTACTTGTTTATGAAGCTCCAATAGTTGAACGTTTAAACTACTCAATCTGCTGATCAACTGATCTTTGATGCTTTGTAATTTGGGCAAATCCTCAAAAGATTCCTTATCTTTTACTAACTGATTCTTCAATTCTTTTTTGGGAAGTGATAAAAGCCTAAATAGATTGTGATTTACATATGAGATACTTGCTTATAAACAGTGTTATTTTCTGATATTGAATCTAactaatattaatttaaactCACCGACTCAATCCCTGCTTCTAAACGTTTTAACTTGATACTCTTTTGTTTGATCTTATGCTGAAACCTGGCAATTTGCGTATTCAAATGTTCAATTTGATTCTGTATTTCTTGTATTTGTTGGAATTGCTAAATGAAATGAAAATTACCTGAAGTAAGGGGTCTTCGGTGGTCATTAGCATACACCACAAAGAAGGGTCGGgattaatattattcaatATACCATATATATGGCATCCACCCACTATCTATCTACAGCAAaagaattatatatagtgATATAGaaacaaaataaaatatcataattttaGAAGTCAACTGGAATGTATCAGATCACCTTAAGTTAgtcaattataaattaagAATGCTGTTTacataattcaaattaattactaaCACTGATCAATGCTAGTCCAGATCCATTCCATCATTTCTCAATTTTTTAGAGCCCTTTCTAATTTCCTTGATTTTAATCTTTTTAGTTGAAGCAGTTACTGTTTTTgattttatctaaatttaataagTTTTACCGGTATTTTTTGGGTTTGCTCCTGGCGATAAAAGAGAGATTTGTGTTTTTCAAGTTCCTTTTGAACAGGTAATGCATGTTTGGCTAGTGCCTTTTCCCTTAATCTTTTACGCATAACAATATTTCTAGCCACTTCAATACGATTAGTGCGTTTTATCGCttcaattgttttaatatacattaaaCGATCATATCTGATAGGCACATTTCTACGCTGTTCAGCTTCAAGTGATCCGTCCATGACCATTTCTTTACCAGCCGCTCGTCTAAAGGCTTTAGTCCATCGAATTTTACGAGGGTTATGTTTGGCTTTAAAGATTCTATGGCATTTGCTACGGCAGAAACGAAATACTTTGGCATCATTTCTAACAAAAACTATCCCGTGGCCTGGGTAAACTTGACTTGAACAAATCCAACATTTGTTAATTCTCATGTTATGCGTGGGGCATGCCAGAATGGTGCTTGatataaacattttcaGATGCCCGGAGGGGTTAAATGCCATCAAAAATTCGGAATATGCTAGAGGAAGAGATGATACCAATGTCAGATTGGTTGTGGAAGCAGACATTGAATGGAGGAAGGCTGATTTCGACTTATCACAACTTAAAAAGGATGTCAATTCACTAAACAAACAAATCGCAATTCTCAAGAAGCAAAATGCCCCTGAATCTGAAATATCCCCTTTAATTGCCAATTGCGAAACTAAAAGAAATgcaattatatcattaacTACAAATGAGCATAATACGAAAAAACTTCGggataatattttacaaaaaatagGAAATATAATATGCAAAACCGTTCCAATTGGAACTGATGAATCTAAAAATTCCGTAATTAGAACTTGGTTCCCTAATGGAGACCCTACTACAAAAACTAATACCAGAATCCTGCAACACCATGAAATActtaaaaaattagattCCCTGGATTTAAAGAAGGGCGCCGAAATAGCTGGTCATAGaggatattttttgaaagGATTTGGTTGTTTATTAAACAATGCACTAATAAGTTATGGcttatcatttttatcaaaaaagGGGTATATACCAATACGAACTCCTGTTTTAATGAAGAAAACGATTATGGCCGAATGTGCCGAGCTTAGTGATTTTGCAGAAACTTTATATTGTATCCCATCAAATCATGATGGGAATGTCGAAAATGATGAAAGAGaaaatttatatctaaTAGCAACTTCTGAACAACCTTTGACAGCTTTGCATAGGAATGAAACTTTGAATGGAAAAAAACTTCCTTTAAAATATGCAGGAATTTCACCATGTTTTAGAAAGGAAGCTGGGGCCCATGGCATAGATACACGGGGAATATTTAGAGTCCACAACTTTGATAAGGTAGAACAATTTTGCATAACTTCATGTGAAAATTCGGAAGAAATGCATCAAGAAATGATAAAAGTTTCTGAAGAATTTTACCAATCTCTCATGCTACCGTATAGAATAGTAAGCATTGTTGCAAGTGCCTTAAACAATGCTGCctcaaaaaaatatgatttGGAGGTATGGTTTCCAGgatacaataattatagaGAATTAGTTTCATGCTCCAATTGCACAGACTACCAATCTGTATCCGTTAAAACCAAATATACTACTTCTCAAggaactaaaaaatatgttcACATGCTGAATGGAACATTGGTAGCAACACAAAGATGCATCTGTGCAATTGtagaaaattttcaagATGAAAATGGAGTAAGAATACCACCAGTACTTGTTCCATACATGGGAGGAAGTGAATATATTCCATGGCAATCAATTTTAGATTAGTGTGGGGATGTATTTGTGCACGAATGTGTGACGGTTATACTGCTTCGGAGATATTTGGTAGTTCTCCTATCGGCTATACATACGATGATATCATCGTGATGCCAGGTTGAGTTAATTTTAGAATTAGGATATGTAGGATTCCCCAGCTCAGAGGTTAACATCAAAACTAATATAACCAAAAAAATTTCCCTCAACACTCCTATAGTCTCATCGCCAATGGTAATTTGGGTTATAAATAGGATACTATAACAGAAGCTAAAATGGCCATTGCTATGGCTTTGGTTGGgtaataaacatttatatatagcGGGCTAGGATTCATTCATAACAATTCTTCCATAGAAAAGACTGTGGCTGAAGTAAAGAAGGTGAAACGatttaaaaatggatttaTAACAGACCCATTTACTCTAAATCCTGATAATACATTGAATGAATTGTTAGATATTAAAGAAAAGTATGGATATACATCCTTTCCAATCACAGAGGATGGAGCAATTGGCTCTAAACTTTTAGGAATCGTAACTACTGGCGATTTCTCATTTGTAGAAGATAATACTTTGAAGATGAAAGATCTTATGACAACGGATTTAATAGTTGGAACTTCCCCTTTATCAATTGAGGAGGCTAATAAACTTTTATATGAGAGTAGGAAGGGTGTATTGCCAATAgttgatgataattataatctGGTGGCAATGATTTCTAGAAAAGATCTACATAAAAATTCCGAATTCCCCTTGATTACTAAGAATGAGAATAAACAGTTGAAAGTTGGAGTTGCCGTTAGCACCAGGTATTTGGAATTTAACTAGCCCCGGAGCCATAGATCGCGTTAAGAAGCTTATGGAAGCAAATCCTGATATCATTTGCATAGATTCTAGTCAAGGAAATACCATATATCAAATagaattgataaaaaatataaaacaGTTATACCCAGATGTGGATGTAAGATAGTGTCATATAGAGATTTTAGCTGGAAACGTAGTTACTTGTAAACAAgccaaaaatttgctaGAGGCTGGAGCAGATTGTTTAAGAGTAGGAATGGGATCTGGATCGATCTGTATAACCCAAGTAatgcatatttaaaaagAATGTAATTGGCGTTGGGAGAGGTCAAGGCGCAGCAGTTTATCATGTCtccaaatattgtaaagATTTCTGGAACAACACTCCAGTGATTGCAGATGGAGGAATTCGGAATTCGGGCGATATTGTAAAGGCATGTCCAAGTACTCAATTAGGCACTGACACTAGGAGCTAATGCTGTTATGGGAGGCAACTTAGTTTCTGGGACAAATGAAACACCTGGAGAATACTTTTTACATAAAGGGATCAGCGTTAAAAAATATAGGGGAATGGGAAGTATAGAGTCTTTTAAGGCATCTTTGGAAAATAATAAGGATGCTGGGGGAATTTCCAGATATTATGATACTGAATCAAAAATTCACATACCACAGGGAATTAGCGGATTTAGTCCAGATAGAGGCTCTGTTATAGACCTTATTATGCACATTAGAAAGGGTATTAAGGCAGGAATGCACGCAATTGGAGCAAAATCTATAGAAGACATACATCACATGCTTAGTAACGGAGATTTACGTTTTGAAATAAGgtaatattcaataaaatcAGATCAAATGCCGCTATAGAAGAAGGACGTCCACATTTACAGATGGATACTAAACtatgaattaattttttctaaaataGTTGTAGTGTAATATCACTAACCAATACGATCTGCACCATTGTACATATGTTGTGCTACACTGGTCTCGAATGTTTCCGCCAACGCGTAGTACTATCATTTACTTCATGCAAACGGATTGAAATATCATCAGAAAAGCCATTTCAACCTCATCATGAGTCCATTCTATCAATCCTATCAACTATAAGCTCTGGCGgcaaaacaaaattatctaGTTTAGAAGCTGGACAAAAATTGGAGCTAACTCCAGGCCCAATAAAAGGAggcaattatatattcaagTTACCTGCGTATAAAGAGCCTTTTTATTATCTGGAGCctttgatatttttggcaCCTATATCATCTGGACCCTTTAAGGTTGAATTAAAGGggataataaataaaggAGAGCCAAATAGATGGCAAAATCTATATTCAGATCCATTCGTTTCATCTTTATCGGTATATAATAAGATTTATCAATTGGTTGGAATAGTTGGGTCTGTCAAAGCAACCAAAAACTATTCCatcatttttgaatgtattCCTAAGCGAAAGTTCGAGCctatatcatatttatcaCCTTCTCCAATATCAAGAATTAGAGGATCGATTAAGgttatatcaatatcacCTGCAATCGCACACTTAGTAGCAAATCTAATAAAGACATATTTTTCACGCCTTTCTGACAACGTTTGGATTGTTGTTGACTGCCATAAAAGGAATGAACAAAGGCCTCAACCATTCTTAGGATTAAGCATGATTGCTGAAAATAAATGTGGAGTTACATTTACAGTTAATAGGTGCATAAGTCCCGAATGTGGGCTAGGGTCGATTGGcgaaattgaaaaaatcgCCAATCCAAGATCAATCGACAATAACGTTTCAATTAAAGATTTAGCAGAAGATATGGGGATTTCGGCTTCAAATAGACTTTTATctgaaataataattggAGGATGGGTTGATTCTGCGCATCAGCATTTacttttattttttatggCATTGGGTGGAGATCACAAATTAGGAAAGGTCAGTCTAAGATAATTTAGCTTATTGTCGGAAATTTGACAGGATACAGCGTTGCTTTTTTAAGGCATTTGTACGATTTTCTTAAAGTGCCATTTTCAATTACCCCATTcgaaaataaatttcaaGTATCGTGTATAGGATGTAACTACACTAACATTTTGtacaaaattgattaattatagTGCAGTTCCTCGCTccaaattttgtttgattTCCCTAGTATGCTTTGAGAAACTTCTTTCCAACTTCTCATTAAACACACGATTCCTATCACTAATATATGTAACATCAATAGCACCCTGGGAGCACATACGTCTCCTACTAAATTCACTCCTATTCTTAATTTGCTTGTTGAATGTATCAACAAGTGCACCAATAGCCTCTTCAGAAGGCTAAATATGTGTATTATTACCTTAAAATCGACTGTAGATACGGAGTTAACGTTGTAGAAATCATCTCTCAATTCAGTCTTTTGACGCTGATAATCGTCGATTCTAAAATGAATTTCATTTAATCtagataaaataaataatacctTTTCTTATGGGCTCTATAAAGAGCATCTTCATTGAACACATTCCATCCAAAGCTagcatttttaatttttttatcacGCCTCTCATATTGCGATTGTAAAACTGCAGCCGTTTTCTAAGTTAAGCAATAAATACCATTGAAAATGAACTAGAAGAATTAGTTTCATCTTTTTTTCTCAGTGTCATATCTTCTCCTTTTTTCACCCTCAAAACCTAAGTGAAAAAGTAATTTACTTCTTGATCGTTCAAATATGAACATTTCCTCAATCTTTGTAAAAGTTCGGATGGAATAGAGTTATTTTTGAGTTCGCAATCATCATTTCTTTCATCTTCAAATTCTATCGGTGAATGCTCTGGGTTCTCATCTGGAAATTGCTGCTCatccaaaatttcacaattgTTACTTTCTTCCCCTACCCTCTCGGACTTGACCCAATCATAGATAGCCTCCTTCACAATTTCCCTGCCTTGAGAAGCAGCAGTTTCAATGGTTTTCTTATCCTTATTATACAGCCCCTTAGAAACATCTTCATCATCCTGCGTATTCACGTGTTCTCGCAtcattttatcaataagCTTCCTCTGCTCCACTAAGGGTGTTTTTCCCCTCTCATTACCAAAAGATAGTATACCGCATGCtgatttataaataacttACATGATATAAGTATTCCAACTTTGGGCCTAAAAAAACTATCTACTGGGACATTTTCTATGGCTCTAACGACTTGCATCCCATCAACAACTCTGCCAAAAACCACATGTTTTTTGTCAAGAGATGCCATTCTGGAAAGTGTGACAATAAATTGGCTCGCATTGGTATTTCGGCCATTATTTGCCATTGATAAAAGTCCTGCACATGAATGACTCCTAGAAAAACTCTCATCATTGAATGTAGAACCATAAATACTTTTCCCACCATCTCCATTGTTAAATTCAAAATCTCCACTTTGCCAATAGGCACCTTTTACAACTCTAAATACTTTACATCCCAAGTATCCATATCCTTTATCGcctaaaaaaattatgattaaaaataaatggaCGAAGAACTAagaaatgtatataacaTGACATTCTCATATACTTACCCGAACAAAGAgttttgaaatttgtagATGTTATAGGGGTGTTATCATGGAATAGCTCAAATGTAATTCTACCGACTACAAGGTTCCCAATCTTTACATCTAAATATACTCGGGGATTGACCATTATGTGGCTGTGGTGTGATGTTGACTTTGCAAATTGGTCAATGTGGAAATCAAATAGGGGTAGAATTTTGGCGCCAACTATGTTTTGAACATGGAATTGGACCGGTAGgatgttatatattcagGATGGTATAACTTCTCAGCACACAGACTACTTAAAGACATTTTTCTATCAAACATGTAACGGGAATCTAGTCCCTAGGACTATTATGTTAGATTTAGAACCTAGAGTTATAAATGGGATCATGGTAAACATGTTATTTGATCTAGAGCTCGGAATACAAGGATCTTTTTAATccagaaaatatttatattgataaaaatggaGGAGGTTAACATTTTTTCATCAAGGTGCAGGAAATAATTGGGCCAAAGGCTATTCTTCAGCCAAAGATGTTAAGGAAGAGGTATTAGATATGATAGATCACGAACTGGATCTATCTGACAGATTCGATGGATTTTTGCTTACACATtcaattgtaattaattatcacaaTAAGGCAGGTGGAACTGGTAGTGGCATGGGAAGTTACATTTTGGAAATACTTAAGGAGCACTTCCCAAAAAAGTTAATCAACACATTTTCAGTCTTCCCATTATTAGATGAAAGCAGTGATGTAGTGGTTCAGCCTTATAATTCTATTCTCACTCTAGAACGTTTGGCTCTAGATGCTGATTCTGTTATAGTCTTGGATAATACTGCTCTTACTAGAATTGTGAAAGGGGATAAAAGCGCAATTGTGGAGAGCAATAAACTGgtaatttacacataaatGAAGATAGGAAACGTCATGAGTACAATAACTTCAACTTGTAGATTCCCAGGGCCTTTGGATAACGATCTTCTAGGCCTAATTAGTTCGTTAATACCAATACAAAAATGCCATTTTTTAGCAACTTCTTATACACCATTAGGCAGTTTCGATAGATCTTATCCTGAAAATATGATAagaaaattgttgaatCCTGAAAATATTATGGTATTGTTTAAGATGATTTAGCTTTCTAGTAAATTAAAAGAAGGATattatttggcaattttagatataattaGAGGCGGTTACAACTTGAAAACAGTGAGCAAGTGCTATTTCAACAATAAGTGTTATATTATCCCTCCAAATCGTTCCCCATGtcaacatttttaatactAGATTGAAAGAAGTTTAGATAAGATCAAAGGAAGGAGAAagattaattttgtaaagtGGAATCCTGCATCTATACAAGTTGCTTTATCTGAAAACTCACCATTTGTAAAACATCCTAATGGACTTATGGTATGTAATCATACAAGTATTAGAAAGGTatcaatttaacaattagATTATTGATATGTGTACTGGGCAATTCgatcaattatataagcGGAAGGCCTTTCTGGATAATTATAGGTAAtgcatattatataaagGAAGGAAAAGATATTTTCAAGTGTAGACGGCAAGGGTAACTTTGAAGAGATGGAAGAAGCTAGGTAATTTAAAGTTATATTAAGGGAGATATGCCAAATAGTTAGcgatgaatataaaaaatgtgaGAGAGAAAACTATTTTTCtagttaattttattttgtaCCGTGGGGCACCACTCTAGTATGGATCCCCTCCTTGATCCACTAGGGGATCgtgtaattaaaaatatagagCCTCCCCCTGCAAAGGTAAGTTTAAGCGCATTCAGGCACTTCATCGACACCTTTTATTCCCAAATGGCACCGAACTTCCTCCAGATTGGATCATTGTGAAGAACCATCTCTCTAAGGAAGGATTCATTGGAAAGGAAGATGctttgattattatagaAAAGACGAAACAAATTCTTTCAATTGAACCTAATTTATTGGATTTGAATGATCCAATCACTCTTGTTGGAGATATACATGGTCAGTATTATGATTTActcaaattatttgatatcgGAGGTTGTCCATCTAAAGTTCAATACCTATTTTTGGGAGATTATGTTGACAGAGGATCATTTAGTGTAGAAGTTGTCTTACTTCTGTACtctattaaaattaatttccCAAATACATTTTGGCTATTAAGAGGAAATCATGAAACCCGAAATATGACATCATTTTTTAactttaaaaatgaatgccttttaaaatttgatGAAGAAGTTTACGATAAATTTATGGAATCTTTCGATTACCTTCCAATATGCGCTATTGTAAATaagaatttttttgtattaCACGGTGGCATTTCACCAGAACTTATAACGCTTGACCAAATTAGAGATTTAGATAGAATAAAAGAACCTCCTAAGCACGGGCTTTTATGCGATTTACTTTGGGCTGACCCGTCTATTGAATTggattcaaattcatctaATGATGTAACGGCTAATGATTCATTTTATCCTAATCAAGTTAGAGGGTGTAGTTATACATTTGGATCTAAAGCTGTTGATAATTTTctagtaaataataaacTATTAGGGATCGTTAGGGCACATGAGGCGCAATTAGATGGATTTAAAATGCATAAAAAGAATTTGAAGACAGGCCTTCCAATGGtcattacaatattttcagCTCCAAATTATTGCGATgtatacaataataaaggAGCcttattaaaattacatgaaaatacattaaataTCCAACAGTTTTCTGCTTCCCCTCATCCATACCATTTGCCTAACTTCATGAATATATTCTCATGGTCACTGCCTTTTGTGTCAGAAAAAGTACTGGAAATGTTATATGGATTAATACAACAGCCTAAATGGGACCTTAAAACCTGGGCTAAGACTAGGAAGCAAAGAAACGGATTAGACGAACTACCTGCCGAAGCCAGGGAATTGGTTGAAGAAATACAACCAGAAACTATTCAACTTGATCCAATATTTTCCAAAGAAAGGGCCGAGGCTATTAGAGCCAAAGTTCAGACCATCGGACGTTTAATGAGACTGTTTAAGACTCTAAGAATGGAAAGTGAACTTGTAGTTCAATTAAAAGATTGTAACCCGGGGCATAGAATACCACTTGATCTTTTACTAAGCGGAAGACAGGGATTAGAGAATGCTCTCGAGAATTTTAATGCAGCTAAAACTATagatttaaaaaatgagTGCTGGCCTGAAAATAAAACTACTGAAGATTAGTTTAACCATTGTGAATGAATTCATCTATTTTCATCAAAGAATGCCATTAGACATGGATGCTGAGTTTATATGGTACTAACCTCGATAATACATTTGCCTTTCAATATATCACCCAAGCTAGAATCTAATTCGCACTTAAATTGTTCGATTTCATAATTTCCTTCAATCTCATTCATATTAGCGATTGATAGGAACACTGAGTATACCTTTTCGGGTTCTAATGATCCTTTAATAAGGAC encodes:
- a CDS encoding Cyclophilin type peptidyl-prolyl cis-trans isomerase/CLD (overlaps_old_locusTagID:BBM_III07600), with amino-acid sequence MVNPRVYLDVKIGNLVVGRITFELFHDNTPITSTNFKTLCSGDKGYGYLGCKVFRVVKGAYWQSGDFEFNNGDGGKSIYGSTFNDESFSRSHSCAGLLSMANNGRNTNASQFIVTLSRMASLDKKHVVFGRVVDGMQVVRAIENVPVDSFFRPKVGILISSCGILSFGNERGKTPLVEQRKLIDKMMREHVNTQDDEDVSKGLYNKDKKTIETAASQGREIVKEAIYDWVKSERVGEESNNCEILDEQQFPDENPEHSPIEFEDERNDDCELKNNSIPSELLQRLRKCSYLNDQEVLRVKKGEDMTLRKKDETNSSSSFSMKTAAVLQSQYERRDKKIKNASFGWNVFNEDALYRAHKKRLNEIHFRIDDYQRQKTELRDDFYNVNSVSTVDFKPSEEAIGALVDTFNKQIKNRSEFSRRRMCSQGAIDVTYISDRNRVFNEKLERSFSKHTREIKQNLERGTAL
- a CDS encoding tubulin gamma (overlaps_old_locusTagID:BBM_III07605) translates to MLTLQIGQCGNQIGVEFWRQLCFEHGIGPDGITSQHTDYLKTFFYQTCNGNLVPRTIMLDLEPRVINGIMSSEYKDLFNPENIYIDKNGGGAGNNWAKGYSSAKDVKEEVLDMIDHELDLSDRFDGFLLTHSIAGGTGSGMGSYILEILKEHFPKKLINTFSVFPLLDESSDVVVQPYNSILTLERLALDADSVIVLDNTALTRIVKGDKSAIVESNKLIGNVMSTITSTCRFPGPLDNDLLGLISSLIPIQKCHFLATSYTPLGSFDRSYPENMIRKLLNPENIMVFKLKEGYYLAILDIIRGGYNLKTIERSLDKIKGRRKINFVKWNPASIQVALSENSPFVKHPNGLMVCNHTSIRKIIDMCTGQFDQLYKRKAFLDNYRKEKIFSSVDGKGNFEEMEEAREICQIVSDEYKKCERENYFSS
- a CDS encoding protein phosphatase 3, catalytic subunit (overlaps_old_locusTagID:BBM_III07610), yielding MDPLLDPLGDRVIKNIEPPPAKALHRHLLFPNGTELPPDWIIVKNHLSKEGFIGKEDALIIIEKTKQILSIEPNLLDLNDPITLVGDIHGQYYDLLKLFDIGGCPSKVQYLFLGDYVDRGSFSVEVVLLLYSIKINFPNTFWLLRGNHETRNMTSFFNFKNECLLKFDEEVYDKFMESFDYLPICAIVNKNFFVLHGGISPELITLDQIRDLDRIKEPPKHGLLCDLLWADPSIELDSNSSNDVTANDSFYPNQVRGCSYTFGSKAVDNFLVNNKLLGIVRAHEAQLDGFKMHKKNLKTGLPMVITIFSAPNYCDVYNNKGALLKLHENTLNIQQFSASPHPYHLPNFMNIFSWSLPFVSEKVLEMLYGLIQQPKWDLKTWAKTRKQRNGLDELPAEARELVEEIQPETIQLDPIFSKERAEAIRAKVQTIGRLMRLFKTLRMESELVVQLKDCNPGHRIPLDLLLSGRQGLENALENFNAAKTIDLKNECWPENKTTED